The DNA segment GAGGTCCAGACGTGGCGGCGCCCCGAACCGGCTCCCCACCACGGGAATTGCGCGGACCAACCGCATGGCGCTCCGGCCGGCCAGCCGCACGGCATCATCGATCATCGTCAGGGGATTCGGACCTGGTGACGCATGGGCATCCGCATCGGCTGCTCCCTCCAGTCGGTGACGGGATCATGAGATACCCGCGAGGGGACACGGCAAACCCGCTGCGCGGTTTCGGCTCCGCCGTTGCGCCCGACCGCGTACGGTCGACCGCGATGGGCACACGACACTGCCGGTCGGTGCCGGCATGACCGCGGCACCTGCCGCCGCAGTCCTCGGGCGGGCACGCGGCATGCGCGACCTCGTGCGGTCGCAGGCCGGCGACAGCGAGCGACTGCGCACCCTCTCCCCGGCGATCGTCGACCAGATGTGGGCGAGCGGTCTGATGTCCGCCTTCAACCCGGTCCCCGCGGGTGGAGTCGAGCCCTCGTTCACCGAGATGATCGAGACGTGGATCGAAATGGCATGGCAGGACGGCTCATTCGGTTGGGTCGGGATCGCGAACCTGCCGTCTTCGTTCGCCGCGGCGTGCTATCTGCCCGACGACGGCTTCGCGGAGGTCTTCACCGCGCACGACAACCGCGTCACCATGGGCGGCCAGTTCTTCCCCAACGGCCAGGGGATCGCCACCGACGGCGGCTACCGGTTGAGCGGTTCGTGGAGTTTCGGCTCCGGCACCGGACACTCCCAGTTCGTCGCGGCCGGCTTCCTGCCGATGGACGACGGCGAGATCCGGTGGGTGAGCGACGGGGTGCCGGACATGCAGGTGGCGGTGCTGCCGCGCGAGGAGGTCACGTTCACCGACGGCTGGTACGTGCAGGGCCTGAAGGGCACCGGGTCTTACGACTACCGCGTCGACGACGTGTTCGTGCCGGCGGGGCGGACGTTTCCGCTGTTCTGCCGCACCCCCCGGCGTGGCGCGTCACCGGCCACCCGGATGGGCCTGATGCCGGTCACCGCGGCAGGCCACGCCGCGTGGGCGCTGGGCGTGGCCAAGAGCATGCTCGACGATGTCGGCGCGCTCGCCGCGACGAAGTTCCGCATGAGTGACATGGCGTCGCTGGCCAGCCGTCCCACCTTCCAGAAGGGGCTGGCCCACCACACGGCGGCGTGGCGGGCGGCCCGGCTGCTGGTGCTCGACGCGTTCACCACCGCCGAGGCCGCCGTCGACTCCGGTGCCGACCTCACGCCGATGCTGCGGGCCGACCTCCGGGTGGCCGCCGTCTACGCCACCGACACGGCCCGGCAGTGCGCCGAGTGGGCGCATCTGGTGGCGGGCACCGACGCCATCCGCGAGGGCAGCCGCCTGGAACGGGCGTTCCGCGACATCTACACCGGCACCCAGCACGCGTTCATCAGCGAGAAGGTGGCCATCGACGCGGCGCAGATCTGGCTCGGCATCATCGAGGACCAACCCGGGCTGTGACCGCAGGCCTCAGGCCGTGCTGTCGTCGACTTCCGCTGGAAGCTGGCTGTGGCGCACCTGATTCCCGCCCGCGCGTTTGGCGGCGTACATCGCGGCGTCGGCGGTGGTGATCGCCTCGTCGATCCCGGCGCGCAGGCCGGTGACGCGGAGCCGCAGCAGCGGCACGCTCGCGGTTCCGACACTGGCGGTGAGCGGTGCCGCGGCCTTCTCGATGCCGGCGCGCAACCGCATCGCCAGATGCGCCGGATTGGCCGAGGGCGAGATCGTCGCGACGACGAACTCCTCACCGCCGGTGCGCCCGACGAGCGCGTCCTCGTCGGAGTTTCGGGACAGGGCCCGGCCGACCGCGATCAGGGCGCGGTCGCCCGCGGCGTGCCCCTGGGTGTCGTTGAGGTTCTTGAACCGGTCCAGGTCGATCACCGCCACCAGCAGATTGCGGTCGGCCGAACCACTCTCGGCCACCAGACCGGACAGCCGTTGGTAGAACGCCCGCCGGGTCAGCAGCCCCGTCAGCGGATCCCATTCGGAGCGCACCACATCCGCGCCGAGCGCGTGCACGATCGTCTGCACGCCGAACGGGATGACCGCGTTGAGCACGACGACGAACCAGAACAGCGCGATGGCGCCGACCAGTTGGCCGCTGGTGGCCAGCCGCGCAGCGCCGACAGCGGTCATCACCACCGCCACGCAGAAGATGATCGTGGTGTAGCGGGCGGTGTGGAGGAACGCCACGTACGCGGCCGGGGTGACGAAACCGATGCACGCCACCAGCGAGATCAGCGGATCCGACTGCGCCAGGCACACAGCCGCCACACAGGCGGTCGCGACGAACGACACCGTCAGCGACTGATTCCGGGTGGGCCACCGTCGCACATAGGGGACCATCGTGACCCATCCCGCGACACCGGCGAACCACGAGACCACCACGCCGACCGTCGACTGTGGCCCGAAGTTGCTGAACACCAACAGGATCGGCACCAGAGCCAGCGATCCGACCATCGCGGCGAGCAGCGTGCGGGCAGGAACCATCATGCCCCGGGTGAGCAGATAGCCCGTCAACCAGTCGAAGTGATCCGGCAGCTGCCACCACCGTCGCATCGACCCCATACGCGACGCCACAGTTCGATTGTCCACCTCAGAGCAAATCCGGCGCGCCGCGCGGCTAGGCCGTGGGGTGCAGGAGGAACTCGGCGAGCACCTCCGCCATCGCCGGGATAGCCTGCCGGGCGATCACCTCGTAGCCGTGGGTGCTCAGCGTCGGCAGGCACAGCAGGCCGGCCCGCGGTGTCAGGCCGTTGGCCTTGGCGTGGGAGGCGTCGGATTCGAAGGCGCCGAGGACGGCGGCCTGAGGTGACAGTTGCCGCTCGGTGGCGATCGCCATCAGCCGGTCGGCGACGTCCTTGTCGTAGACGCACATCGCGTCGCTGTACCCGACGATCGGTCCACCGCTGCAGGTGGTGCCGTACTCCGCTTCGGTCGGGCCGACTTCGAGCGCCAGTGTCAGTTCACCGGGCAGTGTGCGGCTGGCGTAGGACCCGCCCACGCCGCCGACCTCCTCGTTGGTGGTGAACACCACGTACACGTCTCCCGCGGGCCGCTGCCCCGATTCGTGCAGCAGTCGGGCGGCGTCGAGCAGCGCGGTGCACGCCGCCCTGTCGTCCATGAAGTACGAACCGAGGTAGTCGCCGAACTCGAACAGCGTCCGCTTGCTGCGGTCGATGCACACCCGGGTGCCCGGCCCGATCCCCGCCGCGGCCAACTCCTCGGGCGTGCGCCCGGTGAACACGTACACGTGCAGCCAGTCCAGCGCCTTGTCGCCCTGATCGGGTTTGGTCTCCCAGATCCGTTGGCTCTCACTGGTGGTGTGCTCGGAGCCCAGGGTGAGCACACCGGTCAGCGTCTCGCGGTCACCGAGCAGCGCGACCGGGCCGAGCCCGAAGTTGCCCGGGTACATCGTGCCCAGCGGGGTCAGGTGCAGACTCCCGTCGGGGTCCACCCGTTTGACGAGCATCGACAGTTCGTCGAGGTGCGCCATGACCCGGGTGCCCGCACTGTCCCCGGTGTCGCCGCGGATCACGCCGACGAGGTTGCCCGCCTCGTCCACCCAGTGTTCGTCGACGACCGGTTCGAGTTCGCGACGGCAGACGTCGCGCACCGCGGCCTCCTGACCGCACGGGCCGTAGGTGGCCAACAGCTCCTGCAGCAACTCCCGGCGCATTTCTCTCACCGGTGTTCTCTACCCCGCTGCGCGGATTACCTCACCCGGATGTGAAAAGTGTCAGCCGATGACACTGGGCAGGCCGGCCCGCAACGCGATGTCCTGTTTGACGCCGATGTCGGTGACGACGTCGGGCGGGGTGGGATCGCCCGGTGCGCTCTGGAACTCCATGCGCGCGACCGCGGGGCCCTCCGTGAAGAGCAGCGTGGTGATGTGCTTGGCGCCGTCGGGTGAGGTCCCCGAGATCAGCGTGCCGTCGGTGCCGACCGGCGACGGCGCCGGTTCGCCGCCGGTGACGGTGGAATTGATCGCCGCCAGGCTGGCGTCGAGCGCGGCCTTCGCGGCGGCGGGGTCGGGCAGGACGGTGATCGTCACGCCGATCGCCCTGGTGTCCGCCTCGTTGACGAACAGTGCCGAGACACCCTTGCCGCCGCGGCGATTCGGCACCGTCGACCGGGTGACGAACGTGTCGTACTCACTGTCGATGTCGGTCGGCTCGATGAGCAGGCGCGAGTAGTCGACGACCGCCGCGCTGTTCTCCTTCGGCGCCGAAGTGGGTGTGCTCGACGCCGCGGTCGGCAGACCGGACGGCGACGCCGCAGGAGGCGCGTCGGTCGGGGTGCAGCCGCTGAGTCCGATGGCGAGCACCGCCGCGCCGATGGTCGTTGCGACGAAAGTCGACGAGTTCGCGAAGACCGACGTGTTGGTGAAGACGCTGCGCATGGATATCTGCTGATGCCCCAATCGAATTCGAAAGCTGAGAATATAGTGGACAGAGTGTCCACTAAAGACGGTACACGCGCCGCGTCAGGGCTCGCAAACATCGCAGCCGAGCCGCCGCGTCGCGGACGCCCGCGCAACGTCGAGCTGCGCGCCGCCGTGTTGCGGGCCGCCACCGACCTCGCACTGGCGGGCGGTACCGGGAACGTCAGCATCGACGCGATCGCCAAACGGGCCGCCGTGAGCCGCACCACGATCTACAAGTGGTGGCCGTCGGCGGCGGCGATCGTGCTCGAAGGTCTGCTGGCCGCGATGCGCGAATCCATCGTGCCGCCGGCGGGCAGCGACACCAAGGGGGCGGTCGAGCACCAGCTGCGGGCGCTCAACGACATCCTCACCGACCCCACGACCGGCCCCCTGGTCCGCAGCGTCATCGCGGCGGCCAGTTCCAACGGCGAGGTCGCCAGGGCGCTGCTCGACCAGTGGCTGCTGCCGCGGCGCGCCGCGGTCACCGCCGTGCTGCTCGACGGGATCGCCGCCGGTGAACTGCGTCCCGACGTCGACGTGGAGGTCACCGTCGACGCCCTGTTCTCCCCGGCGTACTACCGCCTGGTGTTCGCGATGCCGCCGCTGGGCGAGGCCGCGCTCACCCATCTGCTGGAGACGGTGTGGCGCGGCTGCACGTGCCCGGACGCCGCCTGACTAGCGCAGTCGGCCGCCGACCGCGGTGCCGGCCAGCAGGCCGGCGAACGGTATCGCCGCCAGCACGGTGCTCACGGTCGCGCTGCCGCCGGTCACCAGCGTGAAGTTGCTCAGCACCAGCCACAGGCTGCCCAGCAGCCCGACACACGCCACCGCCGGTGCGATGCGGGTCTGCCACAGCCGGCCGCCCGAATGCTCGCGGTTCCTGGCGAAGAACACCAGCACGGCCACCGAGGTGGTGAGCATCAGCAGCACCATGCCGACGGTCGCGACCCCGGCCATGGATCCGAAGACCCCGACGAGCGGGTCGACACCCAGCACCGCCAGCACGCCGACGATCACCGCGGCGGTGACGGTCTGCACGATCGAGGAGAACGCGGGGGAGCGGTGCGTCGCGTGCACCTCCGCGAGGCGCTGCGGCAACAGACCCTTGCCGGCCAGCGCGAACTGGTAGCGGGCGATCACGTTGTGGAACGACAGCACGCAGGCGAACAGGCTGGTCAGCAGCAGGACGTTGACGATGTCGCGGCCGAGACGGCCGAGGTTGTCGTCGGTCGTGTCGAGCAGCATGTTGCCCTCGCCGTCGAGCGTGCGCTGGGCCACCTCGACCACCTGGTCGGGTCCGATGGCCACGACGAACGCCCAGCAGGTCAGCGCGTAGAACCCGCCGATGATGAGCACCGCGGCGTAGGTCGCGCGCGGGATGGTGCGTTCGGGGTCGCGGGCCTCGTCGCGGAACACGGCGGTGGCTTCGAAGCCGATGAACCCGGTGAGCGCGAACAGCACGGAGATGCCCACGGCGCCCTGGGTGAAGGTGGCCGGATCGAACGACGTCAGCGTCAGCCCGGCCGGTCCGGGATCGGCGACGATCACCAGGTCGAGCAGTGCGACGATGCCGATCTCCAGCGCGAGCGCGACGCCGAGGACCTTGGCGCTGAGTTCGATGTGTCGGTATCCGAGCACCGCGACGATCGCCAGCGTGGCGAACGCGTAGAGCGGCCACGGCAGGTCGGGGCCGCCGTAGAACGCCACGGTGTCGCCGATGGCCCAGCCGATGTAGCCGTAGATACCGACCTGGATGGCGGTGTAGGCGATCAGCGCGACGGCGGCGACACCCGTACCGAGCCGGCGTCCGAGGCCGAGGGTGACGTAGGAGAAGAACGCGCCCGCCTCGGGAACGTAGGGCGTCATCGCGACGAACCCGATGCTGAACAGCAGCAGGACCAGTGAGGCGATGACGAAGCCGATCGGGGCGCCTGCGCCGTTGCCCATCCCGAACGCCAGCGGCAGGTTGCCGCCGATCACGGTCAGCGGGGCGGCCGCGGCGACCACCATGAAGACCACCGCGACGGGGCCCAGCCTGCCCTGCAGGCGTTCGGCTCCGGTGCTGGGTGTGGTGTCGGTGCTCATGAGATCTCCTGGGTGTTCTGGAGGACGGCCTGCCGCAGCAGGGTGTGGTCGATGGCGTGGGCGGTGCGTCCGTCGCGCCCGGTGACGGTGGTGGCGCCGACGACGGCGTTGACGATCGCCTCCTCGGTGGCCTCGATCGTCAGGTCGAACAGCAGCGTCATCAGCTGCGGCGCCACCATTCGGACGTCGATCTCCGGGCGGTCGGTGGCGGTGTCCTCGTCCCACGCGTACGGCGGGATCCCGCGGTTGCCGGTCGAGAACGCCAGCATCAGGTCGCCGCTGTACTGTTCGCCGCTGCCGCCGACCCGGCTGACCGCGAGCGCGGACCGCTGCGCGAGCCGGGTGCACTGGTGGGGCAGCAGCGGCGCATCCGTCGCGACGATGACGATGATCGAGCCGGAGCCGGGCTCGTATCTCGCCGGCATGTCGGGGAGCGGGACGGCGTCGCGGCCGATGATCTCGCCGACGGGCACGCCGTTGACGCGGAAGCGTTCGCGGCGGCCGTGGTTGGCCTGGACCAGCACGCCGACGGTGTAGCGGCCCGCGGCGGTGTCGGCCACCCGCGATGAGGTGCCGATGCCACCTTTGAACTCGTGGCAGATCATGCCCGTTCCGCCGCCGACGCAGCCCTCGGCGACCGGGCCGCTGCTCGCGCCGGCCAGGGCGGCGTTGACGTGTTCGGTGCGCACGTGGTGGCCGTTGATGTCGCTGAGCACGCCGTCGTAGGTCTCGCCGACCACGGGCAGTGACCAGTAGAGCCCCTCGCCGCGGGCGGCGACCTGCGCGTCGACCAGCGCGTCGCGGACCACGCCGACGCTGTGGGTGTTGGTCAGCCCGATCGCCGAGGTCAGCTCGCCGGATTCGCGGATCCATTCGAGGCCGGTCATCTCGCCGCTGCCGTTGAGGCGGTGGGCGCCGGCGAAGACGGGCTCGGTCCAGATGTCGTCGTGGGGGACGACGACGGTCACGCCGGTGTGCACGGCGGGCGGGCCGGCCTGGGCGAGGGTGGTGTGTCCGACCCGCACGCCGGGCACGTCGGTGATGGCATTGTGCGGACCGGTGGGGTGGTCACCGATCACGATGCCGAGATCGCGCGTGCGCATGGGGCCTCCGAGGCTCTTATTCTTTTCCTGTTTGGAAAATAATGGGGCCGGGACCGCGGATGCGCAATAGCTGGACGAATTTGGGGACAATCACCGGGGACCCCGACCGCGCCGACATGAGAGGGGAGTCGCGAGCCCGTGGCACGCCCGAACCGGAAGGCCGAGCGCCGCGAGGAGATCCTCGACGCCGCGATCGCGCTGATCGAACGGCACGATCTCGCGACGTTGCGCATCGCCGATGTCGCCGCCGAACTCGGGCTGACCGCCAACGCGGTGCGGTACTACTTCAAGGAGATGGACGCGCTGCTGTCGGAGCTGGCGCTGCGGTCGGACATCCGGTTCTACGACCGCCGGCTCGCGGTGGTCGAGCGCACCGCGGACGCGGCCGAACAGCTGGCGCTGACCATCGCCGCAGGCCTGCCGACCGGTCCGGAGGACGCCGAATGGCGTTCGATCTGGCGGGCGGTGCTGGCGGCCGGGTTCGAACTGGACCAGCGCCGCGACGTCGGTGAGATCTACCACCGGCAGGTGGGTCTGTACGCGCGGATCCTGTCCGCGGGGGAGCGCGACGGGGTGTTCCGGCTCGGCTCGCCGGCGACCGACATCGCGATGACGCTGATGGCGATGGAGGACTACCTCGGCTATCGCATCGTCGCGCGCGATCCGCAGATGTGCCGGGAGACCTCGCTGCGGCTGATGCGTCAGTACGCCGAGCTGGCCACCGGCACGACCCTGCCGGAGACCGTCTGAACCTCGTGTGCCGAACCGGTCCTCGCGGGGCCGGTGCGCGCCTACAGTCGACACCATGACGTATCCACTGCGACGTCTGCTCGTCGCGGCGCTGTCGGTGGCCGCGTTCTCCGCGGCGCCGGTCGCCGTCACGATGGTCGTCTCACCGGCGGTGAGCTCGGCGTGCCTGCCCGGCGAGACCGGCGTGACCAACGGGTGCGCGCCGTTCTGCCTGCCGGGCCGCGCGCTCGACACCAACACCGGACTGTGTCTGCCGGTGGCGCCACCGCCCCCGCCGCCACCGCCTGCGCCGATGTCCAGCGGCGTCTGAACCGCCCCTGGTTCGTCGCGCCCGGATCGCCTGGGCGACCATGAGTGCGTGTATGACGAGGTCTCCCACTCCCACGGCCCCGAGGCCCACGATCCCGACGAGGCCGGAACGCGGCTCGATCCTGTACTCGCGCGCAGCTGGCTGCTGGTCAACGGCGCGCACGGTGACCGGTTCGAACCCGCCGCCCGCTCGCGTGCCGACATCGTCGTGCTCGACATCGAAGACGCCGTGGCGCCCAAGGACAAGGTGACCGCCCGCGACAACGTCGTCGGCTGGCTGCGTGCAGGCAATGCGGACTGGGTGCGGATCAACGGTTTCGGAACGCCGTGGTGGGCCGACGACCTCGACGCGCTCGCCGGGACGTCGGTC comes from the Mycolicibacterium litorale genome and includes:
- a CDS encoding acyl-CoA dehydrogenase family protein, with amino-acid sequence MTAAPAAAVLGRARGMRDLVRSQAGDSERLRTLSPAIVDQMWASGLMSAFNPVPAGGVEPSFTEMIETWIEMAWQDGSFGWVGIANLPSSFAAACYLPDDGFAEVFTAHDNRVTMGGQFFPNGQGIATDGGYRLSGSWSFGSGTGHSQFVAAGFLPMDDGEIRWVSDGVPDMQVAVLPREEVTFTDGWYVQGLKGTGSYDYRVDDVFVPAGRTFPLFCRTPRRGASPATRMGLMPVTAAGHAAWALGVAKSMLDDVGALAATKFRMSDMASLASRPTFQKGLAHHTAAWRAARLLVLDAFTTAEAAVDSGADLTPMLRADLRVAAVYATDTARQCAEWAHLVAGTDAIREGSRLERAFRDIYTGTQHAFISEKVAIDAAQIWLGIIEDQPGL
- a CDS encoding GGDEF domain-containing protein gives rise to the protein MASRMGSMRRWWQLPDHFDWLTGYLLTRGMMVPARTLLAAMVGSLALVPILLVFSNFGPQSTVGVVVSWFAGVAGWVTMVPYVRRWPTRNQSLTVSFVATACVAAVCLAQSDPLISLVACIGFVTPAAYVAFLHTARYTTIIFCVAVVMTAVGAARLATSGQLVGAIALFWFVVVLNAVIPFGVQTIVHALGADVVRSEWDPLTGLLTRRAFYQRLSGLVAESGSADRNLLVAVIDLDRFKNLNDTQGHAAGDRALIAVGRALSRNSDEDALVGRTGGEEFVVATISPSANPAHLAMRLRAGIEKAAAPLTASVGTASVPLLRLRVTGLRAGIDEAITTADAAMYAAKRAGGNQVRHSQLPAEVDDSTA
- a CDS encoding M42 family metallopeptidase; translation: MRRELLQELLATYGPCGQEAAVRDVCRRELEPVVDEHWVDEAGNLVGVIRGDTGDSAGTRVMAHLDELSMLVKRVDPDGSLHLTPLGTMYPGNFGLGPVALLGDRETLTGVLTLGSEHTTSESQRIWETKPDQGDKALDWLHVYVFTGRTPEELAAAGIGPGTRVCIDRSKRTLFEFGDYLGSYFMDDRAACTALLDAARLLHESGQRPAGDVYVVFTTNEEVGGVGGSYASRTLPGELTLALEVGPTEAEYGTTCSGGPIVGYSDAMCVYDKDVADRLMAIATERQLSPQAAVLGAFESDASHAKANGLTPRAGLLCLPTLSTHGYEVIARQAIPAMAEVLAEFLLHPTA
- a CDS encoding TetR/AcrR family transcriptional regulator, with product MDRVSTKDGTRAASGLANIAAEPPRRGRPRNVELRAAVLRAATDLALAGGTGNVSIDAIAKRAAVSRTTIYKWWPSAAAIVLEGLLAAMRESIVPPAGSDTKGAVEHQLRALNDILTDPTTGPLVRSVIAAASSNGEVARALLDQWLLPRRAAVTAVLLDGIAAGELRPDVDVEVTVDALFSPAYYRLVFAMPPLGEAALTHLLETVWRGCTCPDAA
- a CDS encoding APC family permease; this translates as MSTDTTPSTGAERLQGRLGPVAVVFMVVAAAAPLTVIGGNLPLAFGMGNGAGAPIGFVIASLVLLLFSIGFVAMTPYVPEAGAFFSYVTLGLGRRLGTGVAAVALIAYTAIQVGIYGYIGWAIGDTVAFYGGPDLPWPLYAFATLAIVAVLGYRHIELSAKVLGVALALEIGIVALLDLVIVADPGPAGLTLTSFDPATFTQGAVGISVLFALTGFIGFEATAVFRDEARDPERTIPRATYAAVLIIGGFYALTCWAFVVAIGPDQVVEVAQRTLDGEGNMLLDTTDDNLGRLGRDIVNVLLLTSLFACVLSFHNVIARYQFALAGKGLLPQRLAEVHATHRSPAFSSIVQTVTAAVIVGVLAVLGVDPLVGVFGSMAGVATVGMVLLMLTTSVAVLVFFARNREHSGGRLWQTRIAPAVACVGLLGSLWLVLSNFTLVTGGSATVSTVLAAIPFAGLLAGTAVGGRLR
- a CDS encoding DmpA family aminopeptidase, producing MRTRDLGIVIGDHPTGPHNAITDVPGVRVGHTTLAQAGPPAVHTGVTVVVPHDDIWTEPVFAGAHRLNGSGEMTGLEWIRESGELTSAIGLTNTHSVGVVRDALVDAQVAARGEGLYWSLPVVGETYDGVLSDINGHHVRTEHVNAALAGASSGPVAEGCVGGGTGMICHEFKGGIGTSSRVADTAAGRYTVGVLVQANHGRRERFRVNGVPVGEIIGRDAVPLPDMPARYEPGSGSIIVIVATDAPLLPHQCTRLAQRSALAVSRVGGSGEQYSGDLMLAFSTGNRGIPPYAWDEDTATDRPEIDVRMVAPQLMTLLFDLTIEATEEAIVNAVVGATTVTGRDGRTAHAIDHTLLRQAVLQNTQEIS
- a CDS encoding TetR/AcrR family transcriptional regulator, which codes for MARPNRKAERREEILDAAIALIERHDLATLRIADVAAELGLTANAVRYYFKEMDALLSELALRSDIRFYDRRLAVVERTADAAEQLALTIAAGLPTGPEDAEWRSIWRAVLAAGFELDQRRDVGEIYHRQVGLYARILSAGERDGVFRLGSPATDIAMTLMAMEDYLGYRIVARDPQMCRETSLRLMRQYAELATGTTLPETV